The following proteins come from a genomic window of Synechococcus sp. BIOS-E4-1:
- a CDS encoding long-chain acyl-[acyl-carrier-protein] reductase, with protein sequence MFGLIGHSTSFEAARRKASDLGFDHIAGGDLDVWCSAPPQLVEHVEVTSATGKTITGAYIDSCFVPEMLSRFKTARRKVLNAMELAQKKGINITALGGFTSIIFENFNLLQHQHVRSTTLDWERFTTGNTHTAWVISRQVENNAPLLGIDLAKAKVAVVGATGDIGSAVCRWLSNRTGVAELLLVARQQQPLKDLQSELGGGRVLTLDEALPEADVVVWVASMPRTLEIDSASLRKPCLMIDGGYPKNLDAKVACEGVHVLKGGIVEFGSDIGWTMMEIAEMDKPQRQMFACFAEAMLLEFEECHTNFSWGRNNITLEKMDFIGAASVRHGFSTLNLQGQPQAVVV encoded by the coding sequence ATGTTTGGTCTGATCGGGCACTCCACTAGTTTTGAGGCGGCGAGGCGCAAGGCTTCAGATCTCGGGTTCGATCACATTGCCGGGGGTGATCTCGACGTTTGGTGCAGTGCTCCACCCCAGCTGGTGGAGCACGTTGAGGTCACCAGTGCCACTGGCAAGACCATCACCGGTGCCTATATCGATTCCTGTTTTGTGCCAGAGATGCTGAGCCGCTTCAAGACGGCGAGGCGCAAGGTGCTCAACGCTATGGAGCTTGCTCAGAAAAAGGGCATCAACATCACAGCTCTCGGCGGATTCACGTCGATCATTTTTGAGAACTTCAACCTTCTGCAGCATCAGCATGTGCGCAGTACAACCTTGGATTGGGAGCGATTCACGACGGGCAACACCCATACGGCCTGGGTGATCAGTCGCCAGGTAGAGAACAACGCTCCTCTCCTGGGCATCGATCTGGCAAAGGCCAAAGTTGCTGTGGTGGGTGCCACCGGAGACATTGGCAGTGCTGTCTGCCGGTGGCTGTCCAATCGGACGGGAGTCGCTGAGTTGCTGCTGGTCGCTCGCCAGCAGCAGCCCCTCAAGGATCTCCAGTCTGAACTTGGTGGAGGAAGGGTTCTAACCCTTGATGAGGCACTTCCAGAGGCTGATGTGGTGGTCTGGGTCGCGAGTATGCCGCGAACGCTTGAGATTGATTCGGCCTCGCTGCGGAAACCCTGTCTGATGATTGATGGGGGATACCCGAAGAATCTCGATGCCAAGGTCGCCTGTGAGGGTGTTCATGTGCTGAAGGGAGGCATCGTTGAATTCGGCAGTGACATCGGCTGGACGATGATGGAAATAGCTGAGATGGACAAACCTCAGCGCCAGATGTTTGCCTGCTTCGCTGAAGCGATGCTGCTTGAATTCGAGGAGTGTCACACCAATTTCAGCTGGGGGCGTAACAACATCACGCTGGAGAAGATGGATTTCATCGGCGCCGCATCGGTCCGCCACGGTTTTTCCACTCTCAACCTTCAAGGACAGCCTCAGGCTGTCGTTGTCTGA
- a CDS encoding aldehyde oxygenase (deformylating) — translation MPTPVSPEVAVLDERDASAQQLPDFSAEAYKDAYSRINAIVIEGEQEAYDNYMALGTLIPENKDELAKLAKMEMKHMKGFTSCGRNLGVTADMPFAKEFFGPLHQNFQKALKEDKVVTCLLIQALLIEAFAISAYHIYIPVADPFARKITEGVVKDEYLHLNYGELWLKNNFEASKEELFAANKENLPLIRSMLDQVASDAATLHMEKEDLIEDFLIGYQEALSEIGFNMREIARMAAAAL, via the coding sequence ATGCCGACCCCCGTCAGCCCCGAGGTCGCCGTCCTTGACGAGCGGGATGCATCGGCTCAACAACTACCTGACTTCTCCGCTGAGGCCTACAAGGATGCCTACAGCCGGATCAATGCCATCGTGATCGAGGGCGAGCAGGAGGCCTATGACAATTACATGGCCCTGGGAACCTTGATCCCGGAAAACAAAGACGAACTCGCCAAACTGGCGAAGATGGAGATGAAGCACATGAAGGGCTTCACTTCATGTGGTCGCAACTTGGGTGTGACTGCAGACATGCCGTTCGCCAAGGAGTTCTTTGGGCCTCTGCATCAGAATTTTCAGAAAGCGCTCAAGGAAGACAAAGTCGTTACCTGCCTGCTGATTCAGGCACTGCTGATTGAAGCTTTTGCTATTTCCGCATATCACATCTACATCCCTGTTGCTGACCCCTTTGCTCGCAAGATCACTGAGGGTGTCGTCAAGGATGAATATCTTCATCTCAACTATGGCGAACTGTGGTTGAAGAACAATTTTGAGGCCAGTAAGGAGGAGCTTTTTGCTGCCAACAAGGAGAATCTTCCGCTGATTCGATCCATGCTCGACCAGGTTGCGTCCGATGCCGCAACGCTGCATATGGAGAAGGAAGATCTGATCGAGGATTTTCTGATCGGTTATCAGGAAGCCCTCAGCGAGATCGGTTTCAATATGCGTGAAATTGCTCGAATGGCAGCGGCAGCTCTTTGA
- a CDS encoding creatininase family protein: MHWPEAALAFERSGSTLVWPFGAFEQHGPQLPLLTDALFAERILDHVLEGLPEELPIWALPTQIIGLSPEHRGFPGTLSLSAELLIRLVKEVGKQLADQDVKRLVLFNAHGGQIGLLQTAARELAAETPSMAVLPCFLWSGVSGLKSLVPAAELANGLHAGLAETSLMLALEPSLVGEQRPLDGDHVSEKAAATPPEGWSLEGPAPLAWFTADLSRSGVVGDSRGADARLGSQLENALVAHWHRLFTSLMASSWPPRGDQRRI, from the coding sequence ATGCACTGGCCGGAGGCTGCGCTGGCGTTTGAACGCAGCGGTTCAACTCTGGTTTGGCCATTCGGCGCTTTCGAGCAGCACGGTCCGCAGCTTCCCCTGCTCACGGATGCGCTGTTCGCGGAACGCATCCTTGATCATGTGCTGGAAGGTCTTCCCGAGGAGCTGCCGATCTGGGCTCTGCCGACCCAGATAATCGGTCTTTCACCTGAACATCGCGGCTTTCCGGGAACACTCAGCCTCAGTGCCGAACTGCTGATTCGCCTTGTCAAGGAAGTTGGAAAGCAGCTTGCGGACCAGGATGTGAAGCGCTTGGTGTTGTTCAACGCCCACGGTGGTCAGATTGGTCTTCTGCAAACAGCAGCCCGAGAACTGGCTGCGGAAACACCTTCAATGGCCGTTCTTCCCTGTTTCCTGTGGAGCGGAGTTTCAGGACTCAAGTCCCTCGTGCCGGCTGCTGAGCTTGCAAATGGATTGCATGCGGGGCTGGCTGAGACGAGCCTGATGCTGGCGCTTGAGCCTTCTCTGGTCGGCGAACAGAGACCTCTCGATGGTGACCACGTCAGCGAGAAGGCGGCAGCCACTCCTCCCGAAGGCTGGAGCCTTGAAGGTCCCGCCCCCCTCGCCTGGTTCACCGCTGACCTCAGTCGTTCCGGTGTTGTCGGGGACAGTCGAGGTGCGGATGCGAGGCTTGGAAGTCAGTTGGAGAATGCGCTTGTGGCCCATTGGCATCGACTCTTCACAAGCCTGATGGCATCCAGCTGGCCACCTCGTGGAGACCAGCGACGTATCTGA
- a CDS encoding S1 RNA-binding domain-containing protein: MAGTERQNSRLDGGRGAAASAQPPRKPLQVMHISKREEQDRLRKEAEQARAAADAAAERAAQLEQAALAAEGGQSVAPSPPAPPRGPQVSSTASRDPDDDDLAGMTMADLLGASDTGRRLNKAPAEAAIAASRSVDDFDFDEDAFLAALDANEPVGTTGEVVTGTVIGMESDGVYVDIGGKAPGFMPKSECGLGVITNLKERFPKGLEVEVLVTREQNADGMVTISCRALALRKSWDKVKQLAKDGKVVQVKITGFNRGGVTCDLEGLRGFIPRSQLQEGENHEALVGKTLGVAFLEVNSETRKLVLSEKRAATAARFSELEVGQLVEGQVASIKPYGLFIDLGGVSGLLHQSVITGGSLRSLREVFGQGDTVRALITELDPGRGRIGLNTALLEGQPGELLVDKDTVMAEAADRANRARNVLRQQEQSAG, encoded by the coding sequence ATGGCCGGAACAGAACGTCAGAATTCACGACTGGATGGTGGCAGAGGAGCTGCAGCTTCGGCGCAGCCACCACGAAAACCGCTTCAGGTGATGCACATCAGCAAGCGGGAAGAGCAGGACCGTCTACGCAAGGAAGCGGAACAAGCCCGCGCAGCTGCAGATGCAGCGGCAGAGCGTGCCGCACAGCTCGAGCAGGCCGCACTCGCCGCAGAAGGTGGTCAATCTGTTGCGCCCAGCCCTCCTGCACCTCCAAGAGGGCCACAGGTGTCTTCCACTGCATCGCGGGATCCCGACGATGACGATCTGGCCGGAATGACCATGGCCGACCTGCTCGGCGCCTCAGATACAGGACGCCGGCTGAACAAGGCACCCGCCGAAGCGGCAATTGCAGCGAGCCGCAGCGTTGATGATTTTGATTTCGATGAGGATGCCTTCCTCGCAGCGCTTGATGCCAATGAGCCTGTAGGCACAACCGGTGAGGTGGTCACCGGCACCGTGATCGGTATGGAAAGCGATGGTGTCTATGTCGACATCGGCGGCAAGGCTCCAGGCTTCATGCCCAAAAGCGAATGCGGGCTGGGAGTGATCACCAACCTGAAGGAACGTTTCCCCAAGGGACTCGAGGTTGAGGTGCTGGTCACCCGTGAACAGAACGCCGATGGGATGGTCACCATCAGCTGTCGTGCCCTGGCACTTCGCAAGAGCTGGGACAAGGTCAAGCAGCTCGCCAAGGACGGCAAGGTGGTTCAGGTCAAGATCACCGGTTTCAATCGTGGGGGTGTCACCTGCGACCTCGAAGGGCTGAGGGGTTTCATCCCCAGATCCCAGCTTCAGGAGGGCGAAAATCACGAAGCACTGGTCGGAAAGACACTTGGCGTCGCTTTCCTGGAAGTCAACTCCGAGACCCGCAAACTGGTGCTTTCCGAGAAGCGCGCCGCAACGGCCGCCCGTTTCTCAGAGCTTGAAGTGGGGCAATTGGTGGAAGGCCAGGTGGCCTCCATCAAGCCCTATGGACTGTTCATCGATCTGGGAGGCGTCAGTGGACTCCTCCATCAGTCAGTGATCACCGGTGGCAGTCTGCGATCGCTGCGCGAAGTCTTCGGACAGGGCGACACCGTGCGGGCGCTGATCACCGAACTTGATCCCGGCCGAGGCCGGATCGGACTCAACACTGCGCTGCTGGAAGGACAGCCAGGAGAGCTTCTCGTGGATAAGGACACCGTCATGGCTGAGGCTGCCGATCGAGCCAACAGAGCCCGTAACGTCCTCAGGCAGCAGGAACAGTCAGCTGGATGA
- a CDS encoding Tab2/Atab2 family RNA-binding protein, whose amino-acid sequence MSAGDAGPQSRTHRQADWELDFYSRPILEKDGKKRWELLIISTPDINGSECFRFAKLCPASEVNSTWLAAALREALAEAEDQGWKPPQRLRAWRSAMRTMVQRAAAELLLEVVSSRRTYALLDWLDERERTLYPQEEGFMAGPLALPPSPVETPPLPLPEAVRGDAWTWAGLPVGSLKDASEWPLGFNGLLPVPPSLETDLEVPGLRLFSRTRALALAGWLGGLEPVRLRVSSLQLILDAGQDDSWLVSDLSQQEAEQISAALDASRLNLHGLQFISVQSSPDREHFEGFWMLRDQPQP is encoded by the coding sequence ATGTCTGCCGGTGACGCCGGCCCCCAGTCCCGGACCCATCGTCAGGCCGACTGGGAGCTGGATTTCTATTCAAGGCCCATCCTGGAGAAGGATGGGAAGAAGCGCTGGGAGCTGCTGATCATCAGCACCCCCGACATCAACGGCAGCGAGTGCTTCCGTTTTGCAAAGCTCTGTCCGGCTAGCGAGGTGAATTCCACCTGGTTGGCCGCGGCCCTGCGAGAAGCATTGGCTGAGGCTGAAGATCAGGGTTGGAAGCCACCGCAGAGGCTGCGCGCCTGGCGAAGTGCCATGAGAACGATGGTGCAGCGTGCTGCCGCAGAGCTGCTTCTGGAAGTGGTGTCGAGCAGACGCACCTATGCGCTGCTCGACTGGCTTGATGAACGCGAGCGGACGCTGTACCCGCAGGAGGAGGGCTTCATGGCAGGCCCCCTGGCCCTGCCGCCTTCACCGGTCGAGACCCCGCCTTTGCCCTTGCCCGAAGCCGTCCGGGGCGACGCCTGGACCTGGGCAGGTCTTCCGGTCGGCAGCCTCAAGGATGCAAGTGAGTGGCCTCTTGGCTTCAACGGCCTGCTGCCGGTTCCACCCTCTCTCGAGACGGATCTTGAAGTGCCTGGCCTGCGTCTGTTCAGTCGCACCAGAGCCCTGGCCCTCGCTGGTTGGCTGGGTGGGCTGGAACCAGTGCGGCTGCGAGTGAGCTCCCTCCAGCTGATTCTTGATGCTGGTCAGGACGACTCCTGGCTGGTCAGTGATCTGAGCCAACAGGAAGCCGAACAGATCTCAGCAGCTCTGGACGCTTCGCGCCTGAACCTGCATGGGCTTCAGTTCATCTCTGTGCAGAGCTCTCCGGATCGTGAGCATTTCGAAGGCTTCTGGATGCTGAGGGATCAACCGCAACCATGA
- the pgeF gene encoding peptidoglycan editing factor PgeF — MSSTQGADPVVASESEDPLSQPDSRFNTLPGWTWVGCYGGYYLTADHLTHAGFEHGFFTRRWHGRGPDELAAYLSCGVSVHRPQQVHGNVVLEASAAAAAPWPDADGLVSDRGGQSLWVCGADCTPVLMADPDSGHVAACHAGWRGVASRILPAAIARLEQRGARRERLIVALGPAVSGERYQVEQSVALQVGEALAAEPRSLEELQRQAVLDPDPEQGRCRLDIRQAAVQQLEAEAIDSTRIRTCPLCTVAEPSLFHSWRRDQVKAVQWSGIVGQAAI; from the coding sequence ATGAGCTCCACTCAGGGAGCAGACCCAGTTGTTGCCTCTGAGAGTGAGGATCCTCTCTCTCAGCCCGACAGCCGCTTCAACACCCTGCCGGGGTGGACCTGGGTGGGTTGTTATGGCGGTTATTACCTCACAGCGGACCACCTGACTCACGCGGGCTTTGAGCATGGATTCTTCACCCGTCGCTGGCACGGTCGTGGGCCAGACGAGCTGGCTGCCTATCTCTCATGCGGTGTCTCCGTTCATCGCCCGCAACAGGTGCATGGGAACGTCGTGCTTGAGGCCTCCGCTGCCGCGGCAGCACCATGGCCCGATGCCGACGGCCTGGTGAGCGATCGCGGAGGACAGAGCCTCTGGGTCTGTGGAGCCGACTGCACCCCTGTTCTGATGGCGGATCCCGACAGTGGGCATGTTGCCGCATGCCATGCCGGCTGGCGTGGCGTGGCCAGCCGCATCCTGCCCGCGGCCATCGCCAGGCTCGAACAACGAGGCGCCCGAAGGGAACGGCTGATCGTCGCCCTTGGACCAGCGGTCAGTGGTGAGCGCTATCAAGTGGAGCAATCAGTGGCCCTTCAGGTGGGTGAGGCGTTGGCAGCCGAACCGAGATCACTGGAGGAGCTGCAGAGGCAAGCCGTGCTTGATCCCGATCCAGAGCAGGGGCGCTGCCGTCTCGATATTCGACAAGCTGCCGTGCAGCAACTGGAAGCGGAAGCGATTGACAGCACCAGGATCAGGACATGTCCGCTCTGCACAGTCGCTGAGCCCAGCCTGTTTCACTCCTGGCGACGCGATCAGGTAAAGGCGGTTCAGTGGAGTGGAATCGTGGGGCAGGCTGCGATTTGA
- a CDS encoding NAD(P)/FAD-dependent oxidoreductase gives MLRLSELRLGLDHSEDDLEQAVLRCLRVPREQLISCQLVKQSIDARRRDRIRIIYSVDVQVRGEKALLRRRSTDRRIRRSPDESYRFVARAPSDLVDASWQRPVVIGAGPCGYFAALLLAQMGLRPLLLERGQAVKQRSRDTFGFWRRQSTFKPESNVQFGEGGAGTFSDGKLYSQVSDPVHYGRKVLEELVKCGANRDILTRHRPHIGTFKLATVVRGLRAQIEALGGEVRFGSRVEQLLLEPASSKQAKPMRITGLQLADGSRLDCSQVVLAPGHSARDTFAMLDRTGVALERKPFAIGLRIEHPQSLIDNARWGDAAGHPLLGAAEYKLVHHAANGRCVYSFCMCPGGFVVGATSEPGRVVTNGMSQHSRNERNANSGLVIPVSDADLEAHERWPGDPLAGLVFQRELESLAFQLGGQDYSAPVQRQEDFVAGRPSTCLGSISPSYQPGVQPSDLAELLPEPMVEALREALPAFSQKICGYDHPDAVLTGVETRTSSPLRIPRDDRLESINVIGLTPAGEGAGYAGGILSAAIDGIRAAEAVALRLLPQTSN, from the coding sequence GTGCTGCGCCTGAGCGAGCTTCGACTGGGGTTGGACCATTCCGAGGATGACCTTGAGCAGGCTGTTCTGCGTTGCCTGCGAGTCCCTCGGGAGCAACTGATCTCCTGCCAACTGGTGAAGCAAAGCATCGATGCCCGTCGTCGGGATCGAATCCGGATCATCTACAGCGTGGATGTTCAGGTACGGGGGGAGAAAGCGTTGCTGCGTCGACGCTCGACCGACCGGCGCATTCGTCGCAGTCCAGATGAGTCCTACCGATTCGTTGCGCGTGCTCCATCCGATCTGGTCGATGCGTCCTGGCAGCGCCCAGTGGTGATTGGGGCAGGACCCTGTGGTTACTTTGCAGCATTGCTGCTTGCACAGATGGGATTACGCCCACTGTTGCTTGAGCGCGGGCAGGCGGTGAAGCAACGAAGCCGCGACACGTTTGGATTCTGGCGTCGTCAATCGACGTTCAAGCCCGAATCCAACGTGCAGTTCGGCGAAGGGGGGGCTGGAACCTTTTCCGATGGCAAGCTTTACAGCCAGGTGAGTGATCCCGTTCATTACGGGCGCAAAGTGCTGGAAGAGCTGGTGAAATGCGGTGCCAACCGCGACATCCTCACTCGTCATCGTCCCCATATCGGCACGTTCAAGCTGGCGACAGTGGTCAGGGGGTTGCGTGCTCAGATTGAGGCTCTTGGCGGTGAGGTGCGCTTTGGTTCCCGCGTGGAACAACTCCTGCTGGAGCCTGCCAGCTCCAAACAGGCCAAGCCGATGCGCATCACTGGTCTGCAACTGGCCGATGGCAGTCGTCTTGACTGCAGTCAGGTGGTTCTGGCGCCTGGACATTCGGCAAGGGACACCTTTGCGATGTTGGATCGGACAGGTGTTGCCTTGGAGCGGAAGCCCTTCGCGATTGGTCTTCGCATCGAGCATCCGCAGTCGCTGATCGACAACGCACGCTGGGGAGATGCCGCTGGCCATCCGTTGCTTGGTGCCGCTGAATACAAGCTGGTGCATCACGCTGCCAATGGTCGCTGCGTTTACAGCTTCTGTATGTGCCCGGGTGGGTTTGTGGTGGGTGCGACCTCAGAACCAGGCCGTGTTGTCACCAATGGCATGAGCCAGCACTCACGCAACGAACGCAACGCCAACAGCGGGTTGGTGATCCCTGTGTCGGATGCAGACCTGGAGGCCCATGAGCGCTGGCCAGGGGATCCACTCGCGGGTCTGGTGTTCCAGCGTGAACTCGAATCCCTCGCTTTTCAGCTCGGCGGTCAGGACTACAGCGCTCCGGTGCAGCGACAGGAGGATTTCGTGGCAGGAAGGCCATCCACATGTCTCGGATCAATCAGTCCCTCTTATCAACCAGGTGTCCAACCCTCTGACCTTGCAGAGCTTCTGCCGGAACCGATGGTGGAGGCTCTGAGGGAAGCTCTGCCGGCATTCAGTCAGAAGATCTGCGGGTATGACCATCCCGATGCCGTGCTGACCGGGGTCGAGACCCGCACCTCTTCGCCGTTGCGCATCCCTCGGGATGATCGGCTGGAATCAATCAATGTGATCGGTCTGACGCCAGCTGGCGAGGGTGCCGGTTACGCGGGCGGAATTCTTTCGGCTGCGATCGACGGCATCCGTGCTGCTGAGGCGGTTGCCTTGCGTCTGCTTCCACAGACATCGAATTGA
- a CDS encoding GIVxVP protein: MARNRIASGIVMVPCVLLGSAFLSTAIWGDVASENRSLAIGIGSLLLIAGLLSLAIPGGSPEAESRDDTTEQSP, from the coding sequence ATGGCACGCAACCGCATTGCCTCAGGAATTGTGATGGTGCCCTGTGTGCTTCTCGGCTCAGCTTTTCTGAGTACGGCCATCTGGGGTGACGTCGCGTCTGAAAACCGCTCTCTTGCCATCGGCATCGGCAGTCTGCTGCTGATCGCCGGACTGCTTTCACTGGCGATTCCCGGGGGGAGTCCCGAAGCTGAGTCCAGGGACGACACAACAGAGCAGTCCCCTTAG